The segment TTTGTCGGTAATAGTGCAGGCGAGCCTTTATTATCACAAGTTGCTAAAACGTATACCGTAGATGTCAATATACTGTATGGCAGCATTACAGAAATACAAGGGATTCCTTTTGGCAATTTAATCGTTCAATTTTCAGGTACAGAGAAGGAGATGAAACGAGCTTTGCTACATATTCATCAACAAAAGGTTACTGTAAAGGAAGTGTTAGCAGATGTTAGTTGATCAAGAACAACTCTTACAAGCTTTATGGGAAACGGTCGTCATGGTCGGCGTATCATTAATTTTCTCTTTTCTTATCGGACTTGTATTAGGTGTTTTATTAGTCGTATCGAGAAAGGGGCATCTTTGGGAAAATAAAATTATTTTCACTATATTAAACACAGGAATAAATATATTTCGTTCTATTCCATTTATTATTTTGATGGTAGCCGTTATTCCATTCACAAGGCTGATTGTTGGAACTTCGATTGGAACAGCTGCTGCAATTGTACCAATGATATTATTTGCTGGCCCTTATATTGCTAGATTAATAGAAAACTCGTTACTGGAAGTTGACCCAGGGGTTATAGAAGCAGCACAAGCAATGGGGGCAACGCCATGGCAGATTATGACTCGTTTTCTTTTACCAGAAGCACGAAGTTCGTTATTACTAGGCATAACGATTGCAACAATTGGTTTAGTAGGAGCTTCTGCAATGGCTGGAGCAGTTGGTGGAGGAGGCCTGGGTGATTTAGCTATTACATATGGCTACCAACGTTTTGACACGGTCGTGATGTTCCTTACTGTAGGGATCCTTATCATCATGGTACAAGGATTACAGTCCCTCGGAAACTACCTAGCCAGACGAGTGCGACGAAGATAATAAGGTTTACTGGGAACGTGGTAGGATATGCTTAGAGGAATACGTAGTAAGAATGAAAACAGGTGGATGAGTAAAAAACGCCTGAAAATATATACGAGGAGAGTTTTTTATGAAAAGATTAGCAGCTTTATTTTTCCTATTGATTCCATTAATTATTATTAGCGCTTGTTCTAGCAGTGAAGCTAGTTCCACGGTGAAAGTTGGTATTAGCGGTTCTGATACGACGATTTGGGATTATGTAGCGGAAAAAGCTAAGGATGAAGGGATAAACGTAGAAATTGTTCGTTTCTCCGATTATGTGCAACCTAATTTGGCTTTAGCAGAAGGAGAGATTGATGCAAATGCATTCCAAACGGTTTCTTATTTTGATGCGTTTATAAAAGAACATGATTTAGATTTAACACCAATTGCCACGACGGTCATTGCTCCAATGGGGTTATATTCGGAAAAACATGGTACCACAGAGGACATACCTAAAGGAGGGACGATTGCTTTAGCAAAAGAAGCTACCAATATGGGAAGAGGTTTATTATTATTACAGGACGCAGGTTTGATTAAATTAGCGGAAGACTTCGATGGCAATGGTGCTTTAGATAAAATCATTGACAACCCAAGAAATCTGCAATTTGAATTACTTGTTGCTGGGCAAACGCCAAGAGTCCTTCCTGATGTGGATGCTTCAATTATAAACAATGGAATAGCCGTAGACGCAGGATTAAGTCCATTAAAAGATGCTATATATCATGAGGATGAAACAGCTACAGCCTATATTAACATTATTGCTGTTCAGGAAAAGAATAAAGATGACCAAGTATTGACGAAGCTGGCAGAGATTTACCAAACCGAAGATGTAGCTAAATTTATTGAAAAAGAACGTGACGGAAATTCTATTCCAACTTTTGTGCCATTAAGTGAAATTGGCTACTAAATTTAAAATGAGGTGATAATAATGACGTTTACTACAGAAACGACAACGATTTGGAAACAGGAAATAGCAAAAAATATAGCGGCTA is part of the Virgibacillus dokdonensis genome and harbors:
- a CDS encoding MetQ/NlpA family ABC transporter substrate-binding protein, which translates into the protein MKRLAALFFLLIPLIIISACSSSEASSTVKVGISGSDTTIWDYVAEKAKDEGINVEIVRFSDYVQPNLALAEGEIDANAFQTVSYFDAFIKEHDLDLTPIATTVIAPMGLYSEKHGTTEDIPKGGTIALAKEATNMGRGLLLLQDAGLIKLAEDFDGNGALDKIIDNPRNLQFELLVAGQTPRVLPDVDASIINNGIAVDAGLSPLKDAIYHEDETATAYINIIAVQEKNKDDQVLTKLAEIYQTEDVAKFIEKERDGNSIPTFVPLSEIGY
- a CDS encoding methionine ABC transporter permease, which encodes MLVDQEQLLQALWETVVMVGVSLIFSFLIGLVLGVLLVVSRKGHLWENKIIFTILNTGINIFRSIPFIILMVAVIPFTRLIVGTSIGTAAAIVPMILFAGPYIARLIENSLLEVDPGVIEAAQAMGATPWQIMTRFLLPEARSSLLLGITIATIGLVGASAMAGAVGGGGLGDLAITYGYQRFDTVVMFLTVGILIIMVQGLQSLGNYLARRVRRR